The proteins below come from a single Cannabis sativa cultivar Pink pepper isolate KNU-18-1 chromosome 3, ASM2916894v1, whole genome shotgun sequence genomic window:
- the LOC133036165 gene encoding uncharacterized protein LOC133036165 yields the protein MAIIKSNSVSVSLFLAKEAEMKALKTQYESLKKQFFQRESYPTGPQSTLFGANTPSVPWQFSTMPKTSPTSFFSVSSQEDSLLRLRRMLDKNQQQKTEKGKKKESLDNSPPRASFLSEKEPKQFMAPHNPISAMLHQPDEEFDSQSSSSSSDQEENSEESSETWSQDSDTSNESQDSSTSDESKDSDTSDDDVPPYFMAQSAEEAYSQTEPIVKS from the coding sequence ATGGCCATCATAAAATCAAACTCTGTTTCAGTGTCATTATTCTTGGCTAAAGAAGCAGAAATGAAAGCCCTCAAAACccagtatgaatctctaaaaaAGCAATTTTTTCAACGAGAATCATACCCTACGGGGCCTCAGTCAACACTCTTTGGAGCAAATACACCATCAGTACCATGGCAGTTCTCAACCATGCCAAAGACCTCTCCAACATCATTCTTCTCAGTCTCTTCGCAAGAAGACTCACTTCTCCGACTTAGACGAATGCTTgacaaaaatcaacaacaaaaaaccGAAAAGgggaagaaaaaggaaagccTAGACAATTCTCCTCCACGAGCATCCTTCCTATCCGAAAAAGAGCCAAAGCAATTCATGGCCCCACATAATCCTATTTCTGCCATGCTCCACCAACCAGATGAAGAATTTGATAGtcagtcttcttcttcttcttctgaccAAGAAGAAAATTCTGAAGAGAGTTCTGAAACTTGGTCACAAGATTCAGATACTAGTAACGAGTCCCAAGATTCGAGTACTAGTGACGAGTCTAAAGACTCAGATACTTCTGATGATGACGTACCCCCTTATTTTATGGCTCAATCTGCAGAAGAAGCATACTCTCAAACCGAGCCTATTGTCAAAAGTTAa